The Streptomyces sp. NBC_00224 genome has a window encoding:
- a CDS encoding response regulator transcription factor: protein MTSVLVCDDSPLAREALRRAVATVPGVERVTTAANGEEVLRRWGADRSDLILMDVRMPGLGGVETVRRLLSADPGARIIMLTVAEDLDGVALAVAAGARGYLHKDASRAELRATVTQALADPTWRLAPRRLRSAEMGAAPTLTAREIQVLEGMSHGRSNAEIGRELFLSEDTVKTHARRLFKKLGASDRAHAVALGFRWGLVR, encoded by the coding sequence ATGACATCCGTCCTCGTCTGCGACGACTCCCCGCTTGCCCGAGAGGCGCTCCGACGTGCGGTAGCGACCGTGCCGGGCGTCGAGCGTGTGACGACGGCGGCCAACGGCGAGGAAGTCCTCCGCCGCTGGGGTGCCGACCGCTCGGACCTCATTCTGATGGACGTACGCATGCCCGGTCTGGGCGGCGTGGAGACCGTCCGGCGGCTGCTGTCCGCCGACCCCGGCGCCCGCATCATCATGCTGACGGTCGCCGAGGACCTCGACGGGGTGGCGCTCGCCGTCGCCGCCGGCGCCCGGGGCTATCTGCACAAGGACGCCTCGCGCGCGGAGCTGCGCGCGACCGTCACGCAGGCGCTCGCCGATCCGACCTGGCGGCTGGCTCCGCGCAGACTGCGCTCGGCCGAGATGGGCGCGGCGCCCACGCTCACCGCGCGCGAGATCCAGGTCCTTGAGGGCATGAGCCATGGCCGGTCCAACGCCGAGATCGGGCGCGAGCTCTTCCTCTCGGAGGACACCGTGAAGACGCACGCGAGGCGGCTGTTCAAGAAACTCGGCGCCTCGGACCGGGCGCACGCGGTGGCGCTCGGATTCCGTTGGGGCCTGGTGCGCTGA
- a CDS encoding sigma-70 family RNA polymerase sigma factor, whose translation MRDDEPTVIGALVHRAVDGDEQATHDLLAHVHPLALRYCRTRLNRLPGDARHFVEDLAQEVCVAVLMALPRYRDTGRPFEAFVFAIASHKVADLQRAAMRHPGSTAVPSDEMPERPDDSLGPEERALLSSDAAWAKKLLANLPENQRELLVLRVAVGLTAEETGQMLGMSPGAVRVAQHRALSRLRALAEQ comes from the coding sequence ATGCGCGACGACGAGCCAACGGTGATCGGTGCACTCGTTCACCGTGCCGTCGATGGCGACGAACAGGCCACGCATGACCTGCTGGCCCATGTTCACCCGCTCGCACTGCGCTACTGCCGCACCCGGCTGAACCGTCTGCCGGGTGATGCTCGCCACTTCGTGGAGGACCTCGCGCAGGAGGTCTGCGTCGCCGTGCTCATGGCGCTGCCGCGCTACCGGGACACCGGCAGGCCCTTCGAAGCCTTCGTGTTCGCCATCGCCTCGCACAAGGTCGCCGACCTCCAGCGGGCCGCGATGCGCCACCCGGGTTCCACGGCGGTGCCCTCGGACGAGATGCCCGAGCGGCCCGACGACTCACTGGGCCCCGAGGAGCGCGCACTGCTCAGCAGCGACGCCGCGTGGGCCAAGAAGCTGCTCGCCAACCTGCCGGAGAACCAGCGCGAACTGCTGGTGCTGCGGGTCGCCGTCGGCCTCACCGCCGAGGAGACCGGCCAGATGCTCGGCATGTCGCCGGGCGCGGTCCGGGTCGCCCAGCACCGGGCGCTCAGCCGTCTGAGGGCGCTCGCCGAGCAGTGA
- the guaB gene encoding IMP dehydrogenase, whose product MTANVDGVPDKFAMLGLTYDDVLLLPGASDMAPDQIDTSSYLSKNVKVNVPLLSAAMDKVTEARMAIAMARQGGAGVLHRNLSIEDQANQVDLVKRSESGMVTDPITVHPDATLGEADELCAKFRISGVPVTDPAGKLLGIVTNRDMAFESDRSRQVREVMTPMPLVTGKVGISGVDAMELLRRHKIEKLPLVDDAGILKGLITVKDFVKAEQYPNAAKDKGGRLVVGAAVGVAGDAYERAQALIEAGVDFIVVDTAHGHSRLVGDMVAKIKSNAAGVDVIGGNIATRDGAQALIDAGVDGIKVGVGPGSICTTRVVAGIGVPQVTAIYEASLAAKAAGVPVIGDGGLQYSGDIAKALVAGADTVMLGSLLAGCEESPGELLFINGKQFKSYRGMGSLGAMQSRGDRKSFSKDRYFQEGVASDEKLVPEGIEGQVPYRGPLSAVVHQLVGGLRQSMFYVGGRTVPELQTNGRFVRITSAGLKESHPHDIQMTVEAPNYTRR is encoded by the coding sequence ATGACTGCAAACGTCGACGGAGTGCCCGACAAATTCGCGATGCTCGGGCTGACGTACGACGACGTGCTGCTGCTGCCGGGCGCGTCCGACATGGCGCCCGACCAGATCGACACTTCCTCGTACCTCTCGAAGAACGTGAAGGTGAACGTCCCGCTGCTGTCCGCGGCGATGGACAAGGTCACCGAGGCGCGCATGGCCATCGCGATGGCCCGCCAGGGCGGCGCCGGTGTCCTCCACCGCAACCTCTCGATCGAGGACCAGGCCAACCAGGTCGACCTGGTGAAGCGCTCCGAGTCCGGCATGGTGACCGACCCGATCACGGTCCACCCGGACGCGACGCTGGGCGAGGCCGACGAGCTGTGCGCCAAGTTCCGCATCAGCGGCGTGCCGGTCACCGACCCGGCGGGCAAGCTGCTCGGCATCGTCACCAACCGCGACATGGCCTTCGAGTCCGACCGCTCGCGCCAGGTGCGCGAGGTCATGACCCCGATGCCGCTGGTCACGGGCAAGGTCGGCATCTCCGGTGTGGACGCGATGGAGCTGCTGCGCCGCCACAAGATCGAGAAGCTGCCGCTCGTCGACGACGCCGGCATCCTCAAGGGCCTCATCACGGTCAAGGACTTCGTCAAGGCCGAGCAGTACCCGAACGCGGCCAAGGACAAGGGCGGCCGGCTCGTGGTCGGCGCGGCCGTCGGTGTCGCGGGCGACGCCTACGAGCGCGCCCAGGCGCTGATCGAGGCCGGCGTCGACTTCATCGTCGTCGACACCGCCCACGGCCACTCCCGGCTGGTCGGCGACATGGTCGCCAAGATCAAGTCGAACGCGGCGGGCGTCGACGTCATCGGCGGCAACATCGCCACCCGCGACGGCGCCCAGGCGCTGATCGACGCGGGCGTCGACGGCATCAAGGTCGGCGTCGGCCCCGGCTCCATCTGTACGACCCGTGTCGTCGCCGGCATCGGCGTCCCGCAGGTCACCGCCATCTACGAGGCCTCGCTCGCCGCCAAGGCCGCGGGCGTCCCGGTCATCGGCGACGGCGGCCTGCAGTACTCGGGCGACATCGCCAAGGCCCTGGTCGCGGGCGCCGACACGGTGATGCTCGGCTCGCTCCTGGCGGGCTGCGAGGAGTCCCCGGGCGAGCTGCTCTTCATCAACGGCAAGCAGTTCAAGTCCTACCGGGGCATGGGCTCGCTCGGCGCGATGCAGTCCCGCGGCGACCGCAAGTCCTTCTCCAAGGACCGCTACTTCCAGGAGGGCGTCGCCTCCGACGAGAAGCTGGTCCCCGAGGGCATCGAGGGCCAGGTGCCCTACCGCGGCCCGCTCTCCGCGGTCGTCCACCAGCTGGTCGGCGGTCTGCGCCAGTCGATGTTCTACGTCGGCGGCCGGACCGTACCGGAGCTTCAGACGAACGGCCGGTTCGTCCGGATCACCTCGGCGGGCCTCAAGGAGAGCCACCCGCACGACATCCAGATGACGGTCGAGGCGCCGAACTACACCAGGCGCTGA
- a CDS encoding GuaB3 family IMP dehydrogenase-related protein, translating into MTEIEIGRGKRGRRAYAFDDIAIVPSRRTRDPKEVSIAWQIDAYRFELPFLAAPMDSVVSPQTAIRIGELGGLGVLNLEGLWTRYEDPQPLLDEIDQLDEAAATRRLQEIYAAPIKEELIGQRIKEVRDSGVVTAAALSPQRTAQFSKAVVDAGVDIFVIRGTTVSAEHVSGAAEPLNLKQFIYELDVPVIVGGCATYTAALHLMRTGAAGVLVGFGGGAAHTTRNVLGIQVPMATAVADVAAARRDYMDESGGRYVHVIADGGVGWSGDLPKAIACGADAVMMGSPLARATDAPGKGHHWGMEAVHEDVPRGKLVDLGIVGTTEEILTGPSHIPDGSMNFFGALRRSMATTGYSELKEFQRVEVTVADAQHKR; encoded by the coding sequence GTGACTGAGATCGAGATCGGGCGCGGCAAGCGCGGCCGCAGGGCGTACGCGTTCGACGACATCGCCATCGTCCCGAGCCGGCGCACCCGGGACCCGAAGGAGGTCTCGATCGCCTGGCAGATCGACGCCTACCGGTTCGAGCTGCCGTTCCTGGCCGCCCCGATGGACTCGGTCGTGTCGCCGCAGACCGCGATCCGCATCGGTGAGCTCGGCGGGCTTGGCGTGCTCAACCTCGAAGGCCTGTGGACCCGGTACGAGGACCCGCAGCCGCTGCTCGACGAGATCGACCAGCTGGACGAGGCCGCCGCGACCCGCCGCCTCCAGGAGATCTACGCGGCCCCGATCAAGGAAGAGCTGATCGGGCAGCGCATCAAGGAGGTGCGCGACTCCGGTGTGGTCACCGCGGCCGCCCTCTCGCCGCAGCGCACGGCGCAGTTCTCCAAGGCCGTCGTGGACGCGGGTGTCGACATCTTCGTCATCCGCGGCACGACCGTCTCGGCGGAGCACGTCTCGGGCGCGGCCGAGCCGCTCAACCTCAAGCAGTTCATCTACGAGCTGGACGTCCCGGTGATCGTCGGCGGCTGCGCCACGTACACCGCGGCCCTGCACCTGATGCGCACCGGCGCGGCCGGCGTCCTGGTGGGCTTCGGCGGCGGCGCCGCGCACACCACGCGCAACGTGCTCGGCATCCAGGTCCCGATGGCCACCGCCGTCGCCGACGTGGCCGCGGCCCGCCGCGACTACATGGACGAGTCCGGCGGCCGGTACGTGCACGTGATCGCGGACGGCGGTGTCGGCTGGTCCGGCGACCTGCCCAAGGCGATCGCCTGCGGCGCCGACGCCGTGATGATGGGCTCCCCGCTGGCCCGTGCCACGGACGCGCCCGGCAAGGGCCACCACTGGGGCATGGAGGCCGTTCACGAGGACGTGCCGCGCGGCAAGCTGGTCGACCTGGGCATCGTGGGCACCACCGAGGAGATCCTCACCGGCCCGTCGCACATCCCGGACGGCTCGATGAACTTCTTCGGCGCCCTGCGCCGCTCGATGGCCACCACCGGCTACAGCGAGCTCAAGGAGTTCCAGCGCGTCGAGGTGACGGTGGCGGACGCGCAGCACAAGCGCTGA
- a CDS encoding nucleotide sugar dehydrogenase produces MPADLAVIGLGHLGLPLAQAAAAAGIETVGHDTDPRVLAELRAGRPPVDGALTAAELRRMLSGGFRTATDPAELGRVRTAVICAPTPLGADRTLDLGAVAEAARTLAARLRPHTTVILESAAYPGTTEDFLRPLLEEGSGLRAGRDFHLAYSPGRLEPGSRTHGFATTPKVIGGLTPACTESAAAFYGRITDKVVRARGTREAEMAKLLETNYRQVNIALVNEMAVLCHDMGVDLWDVIRCAETKPFGFQPFRPGPGVGGHGVPLDPTPLPYTGLRMVGLAREINAHMPQYVIQRSTTLLNEHGKSARGARVLLLGVTYKPDLADLEGSPAAEIAGRLIDLGAAVSYHDPYVPDWRVRDQPVPRADSLYEAAAHADLTVLLQHHRTYDLQGLSVKAQLLLDTRGVTPGGAAHRL; encoded by the coding sequence ATGCCCGCAGACCTCGCTGTCATCGGACTCGGCCACCTCGGCCTGCCCCTCGCCCAGGCCGCTGCCGCCGCCGGCATCGAGACCGTCGGCCATGACACCGACCCCCGCGTCCTCGCCGAACTCCGCGCCGGCCGCCCCCCGGTCGACGGCGCCCTGACCGCCGCCGAGCTGCGCCGGATGCTCTCGGGGGGCTTCCGGACGGCCACCGACCCGGCCGAGCTCGGCCGGGTCCGTACCGCTGTGATCTGCGCCCCCACCCCGCTCGGCGCGGACCGGACCCTGGACCTCGGCGCCGTCGCCGAAGCCGCCCGCACGCTCGCGGCCCGGCTGCGCCCGCACACCACGGTGATCCTGGAGTCCGCCGCCTACCCCGGCACCACCGAGGACTTCCTGCGCCCGCTGCTCGAAGAGGGCTCGGGGCTGCGGGCCGGGCGCGACTTCCACCTCGCGTACTCCCCCGGCCGCCTCGAACCCGGCAGCCGCACCCACGGCTTCGCCACCACCCCCAAGGTCATCGGCGGCCTCACCCCCGCCTGCACCGAGTCCGCCGCCGCGTTCTACGGCCGGATCACCGACAAGGTCGTCCGCGCGCGCGGCACCCGCGAGGCCGAGATGGCCAAGCTCCTGGAGACCAACTACCGCCAGGTCAACATCGCGCTCGTCAACGAGATGGCCGTGCTCTGCCACGACATGGGCGTGGACCTGTGGGACGTGATCCGGTGCGCCGAGACCAAGCCGTTCGGCTTCCAGCCGTTCCGCCCGGGTCCGGGCGTCGGCGGCCACGGCGTCCCGCTCGACCCGACCCCGCTGCCGTACACGGGCCTGCGGATGGTGGGGCTGGCCCGGGAGATCAACGCGCACATGCCGCAGTACGTCATCCAGCGCTCCACCACGCTCCTGAACGAGCACGGCAAGTCCGCCCGGGGCGCGCGCGTGCTGCTGCTCGGCGTCACCTACAAGCCCGACCTCGCCGATCTGGAGGGCTCCCCGGCCGCCGAGATCGCAGGACGGCTCATCGACCTCGGCGCGGCGGTGAGCTACCACGACCCGTATGTCCCGGACTGGCGCGTGCGCGACCAGCCCGTACCGCGCGCGGACTCGCTCTACGAAGCCGCCGCCCACGCCGACCTGACGGTGCTGCTCCAGCACCACCGCACGTACGACCTCCAGGGGCTGTCGGTCAAGGCCCAGCTGCTGCTCGACACCCGGGGCGTCACACCCGGGGGCGCCGCGCACCGACTCTGA
- a CDS encoding glycerol-3-phosphate dehydrogenase/oxidase: MRTATLGPVQRAEALAAMAERELDVLVVGGGVVGAGTALDAVTRGLSTGIVEARDWASGTSSRSSKLIHGGLRYLEMLDFALVREALKERGLLLGRLAPHLVKPVPFLYPLQHKGWERWYAGSGVALYDAMSVSSGHGRGLPVHRHLSRRGALRVAPCLKREALVGALQYYDAQMDDARFVATLVRTAASYGAQAANRARVTGFLREGERVVGARVRDVEGGGEYEIRAKQIVNATGVWTDDTQAMVGERGQFHVRASKGIHLVVPKDRIHSTTGLILRTEKSVLFVIPWGRHWIVGTTDTDWDLDKAHPAASSADIDYLLEHVNSVLAVPLTRDDVQGVYAGLRPLLAGESDATSKLSREHTVAHPVPGLVVIAGGKYTTYRVMAKDAVDEAVHGLDQRVAECVTEDVPLLGAEGYRALWNARARIAARTGIHVVRVEHLLNRYGSLTEDLIELIVADPSLGEPLGAAEDYLRAEIVYAASHEGARHLDDVLTRRTRISIETFDRGTRSARECAELMAPVLGWDKEQIEKEVEHYEKRVEAERESQRQPDDLTADAARLGAPDIVPI; encoded by the coding sequence GTGAGGACAGCGACACTGGGACCGGTGCAGCGTGCCGAGGCGCTCGCCGCGATGGCGGAGCGCGAGCTCGACGTGCTGGTCGTCGGCGGCGGGGTGGTCGGCGCGGGCACCGCGCTGGACGCCGTGACCCGAGGGCTCTCGACCGGCATCGTCGAGGCGCGGGACTGGGCCTCGGGCACGTCCAGCCGGTCGAGCAAGCTGATCCACGGCGGGCTGCGCTATCTGGAGATGCTGGACTTCGCGCTGGTCCGAGAGGCGCTGAAGGAGCGCGGACTGCTCCTGGGGCGCCTCGCCCCGCACCTGGTGAAACCGGTGCCGTTCCTCTACCCGCTCCAGCACAAGGGCTGGGAGCGGTGGTACGCGGGATCGGGCGTGGCGTTGTACGACGCGATGTCGGTCTCGTCCGGCCACGGCCGGGGCCTGCCGGTCCACCGCCACCTCTCCCGCCGCGGCGCCCTGCGGGTCGCGCCCTGCCTGAAGAGGGAAGCGCTGGTCGGGGCGCTGCAGTACTACGACGCGCAGATGGACGACGCCCGTTTCGTGGCCACACTGGTGCGGACGGCCGCGAGTTACGGGGCACAGGCCGCCAACCGGGCCCGGGTGACCGGGTTCCTGCGCGAGGGCGAGCGGGTGGTCGGGGCGCGGGTGCGCGACGTGGAGGGCGGTGGGGAGTACGAGATCCGCGCCAAACAGATCGTCAACGCGACGGGGGTGTGGACGGACGACACCCAGGCGATGGTCGGCGAGCGCGGCCAGTTCCACGTCCGGGCCTCCAAGGGCATCCATCTGGTGGTGCCCAAGGACCGGATCCACTCCACGACCGGGCTCATCCTGCGCACCGAGAAGTCGGTGCTCTTCGTGATCCCCTGGGGGCGCCACTGGATCGTGGGCACGACCGACACGGACTGGGACCTGGACAAGGCCCACCCCGCCGCCTCCAGCGCGGACATCGACTACCTCCTCGAACACGTCAACTCGGTGCTCGCGGTGCCCCTGACCCGGGACGACGTCCAGGGGGTCTACGCGGGCCTGCGCCCGCTGCTCGCCGGGGAGTCGGACGCCACCAGCAAGCTCTCCCGCGAGCACACGGTGGCGCACCCGGTGCCGGGCCTCGTGGTCATCGCCGGCGGCAAGTACACGACGTACCGGGTGATGGCGAAGGACGCGGTGGACGAGGCGGTGCACGGCCTGGACCAGCGGGTCGCGGAATGCGTCACCGAGGACGTGCCCCTGCTCGGCGCGGAGGGCTACCGGGCGCTGTGGAACGCGCGCGCGAGGATCGCCGCGCGCACCGGGATCCATGTGGTCCGCGTGGAGCACCTGTTGAACCGGTACGGATCGCTGACCGAGGACCTCATCGAGCTGATCGTGGCCGACCCGTCGCTGGGGGAGCCGCTCGGCGCGGCGGAGGACTATCTGCGCGCCGAGATCGTCTACGCCGCCTCGCACGAGGGCGCCCGCCACCTCGATGACGTCCTGACCCGGCGCACCCGGATCTCCATCGAGACCTTCGACCGGGGCACGCGGTCGGCCCGGGAGTGCGCGGAGCTGATGGCGCCGGTCCTCGGCTGGGACAAGGAGCAGATCGAGAAGGAGGTGGAGCACTACGAGAAGAGGGTGGAGGCGGAGCGTGAGTCGCAGCGTCAGCCGGACGACCTGACGGCGGACGCGGCGCGGCTGGGGGCGCCGGACATCGTGCCGATCTAG